One Oceanithermus desulfurans DNA segment encodes these proteins:
- a CDS encoding APC family permease, translated as MKPTRGNAMGLWEAVAMAVGTMIGASIFTMLGLGAKIAGPNLPLVFVLSGLLALFVAYSYAHLGKRYVSNAGPIEFIVRGVGDSVVTGALAILFWFSFVVSIALFAKGFAGYFLPLVHLPVAGLAQGWVEAGVVAAFTALNFFGSKAVGRAEFWIVLIKLSVLGVFVVLGIWTVHPEWVTPRFDPEHLRGTLYGAAIFFLSYMGFGLVTNASENLENPEVNVPRAIYLSILIVSVVYISVALVAVGNVALPELLKAEEYALAEAAKPFLGAFGYVLVSLGALFSISSALNATLYGGANIAYALARQGELPAAFERKVWFSATEGLYATAVLGLLFALAFDLSGIAGITSSVMIMIYLFVFVAHYRLLRAGQADGRSWFVVLSFVVVASVFLMLQVYQWNQGRAAFWATFAAFGLALVFEAAYRGLTRRAIRRRGPDA; from the coding sequence ATGAAACCGACCCGGGGGAACGCGATGGGGCTGTGGGAGGCCGTGGCCATGGCCGTGGGCACCATGATCGGCGCCAGCATCTTCACCATGCTGGGCCTGGGGGCCAAGATCGCCGGACCCAACCTGCCGCTCGTCTTCGTCCTCAGCGGCTTGCTCGCCCTCTTCGTGGCCTACTCCTACGCCCACCTGGGTAAACGTTACGTCTCCAACGCCGGTCCCATCGAGTTCATCGTCCGCGGCGTCGGCGATTCGGTGGTCACCGGAGCGCTGGCCATCCTCTTCTGGTTCAGCTTCGTCGTTTCCATCGCGCTCTTCGCCAAGGGCTTCGCGGGTTACTTTTTGCCCCTGGTGCATCTGCCCGTGGCCGGGCTGGCCCAGGGATGGGTCGAAGCCGGGGTGGTGGCCGCGTTCACCGCGCTCAACTTCTTCGGCTCCAAGGCCGTGGGCCGTGCCGAGTTCTGGATCGTGCTGATCAAGCTTTCGGTGCTGGGCGTCTTCGTGGTTCTGGGAATCTGGACCGTCCACCCCGAGTGGGTCACCCCGCGCTTCGACCCGGAACACCTGCGGGGCACGCTCTACGGCGCGGCCATCTTCTTTCTCTCCTACATGGGCTTTGGCCTCGTCACCAACGCCTCGGAGAACCTGGAGAACCCGGAGGTGAACGTACCGCGGGCCATCTACCTGAGCATCCTCATCGTCAGCGTCGTTTACATCTCGGTGGCCCTGGTGGCCGTGGGCAACGTGGCCCTACCTGAGCTGTTGAAGGCCGAGGAGTACGCGCTGGCCGAGGCGGCCAAGCCGTTTCTGGGCGCTTTCGGTTACGTGCTGGTCTCGCTGGGGGCCCTGTTCTCCATCAGCTCCGCGCTCAACGCCACCCTCTACGGCGGGGCCAACATCGCCTACGCGCTGGCGCGGCAGGGGGAGCTGCCGGCGGCCTTCGAGCGCAAGGTCTGGTTCAGCGCCACCGAAGGGCTGTACGCGACCGCGGTCCTGGGGTTGCTGTTCGCCCTCGCCTTCGACCTTTCGGGTATCGCCGGCATAACCAGCTCGGTGATGATCATGATCTACCTGTTCGTCTTCGTCGCCCACTATCGCCTGTTGCGGGCCGGCCAGGCCGACGGGCGGTCCTGGTTCGTGGTGCTTTCCTTTGTGGTGGTGGCTTCGGTTTTCCTGATGCTGCAGGTCTACCAGTGGAACCAGGGGCGCGCCGCCTTCTGGGCCACCTTCGCGGCCTTCGGGCTGGCGCTGGTGTTCGAGGCCGCCTACCGGGGGTTGACGCGCCGGGCCATTCGGAGGCGCGGTCCGGACGCTTAG